In Desulfosediminicola ganghwensis, a single window of DNA contains:
- the serS gene encoding serine--tRNA ligase encodes MLELRFIRENIELVKEKTALRGADTTPLDTFMEIDQRRLQILGEVESLKNKRNVASKEIARLKQGSDEEKSQAEPMIIEMRDIGQKIKELDTELAEIQEKLQTIVMAIPNLCHDSVPVGNDESDNIEVRTWGTKREYSFEPKPHWEVGENLNVLDFERAAKLSGSRFALLSGFASRLSRALVNFMLDLHTQKHGYTEFMPPFLVNTPTMTATGQLPKFEEDLFKIAEWDLYLIPTAEVPITNIHRDETIDEKDLPLNYTAYTPCFRSEAGSHGRDTRGLIRQHQFEKVELVKITTPETSMDALEDLTREAETVLQMLGLHYRVVTLCSGDLGFSATKTYDIEVWLPGQQAYREISSCSNTLDFQARRGSIRYRPEGQKKSKLVHTLNGSGLAVGRTLLAILETYQQEDGSVAIPEVLKPYFEKRF; translated from the coding sequence ATGCTTGAACTACGATTTATTCGAGAAAACATAGAGCTTGTAAAGGAAAAAACCGCCCTTCGCGGTGCGGACACGACTCCGCTTGATACCTTTATGGAAATTGACCAGCGCAGACTGCAGATTCTGGGCGAGGTTGAAAGCTTAAAAAATAAGAGAAACGTCGCTTCCAAAGAGATAGCACGCCTGAAGCAGGGCTCGGACGAAGAAAAGTCCCAGGCTGAGCCAATGATCATCGAGATGCGGGACATCGGTCAGAAGATCAAGGAACTCGATACTGAGTTGGCGGAAATTCAGGAAAAACTGCAAACCATCGTCATGGCGATTCCCAACCTCTGTCATGACTCTGTTCCCGTCGGCAACGATGAAAGCGATAACATCGAAGTTCGCACCTGGGGAACCAAAAGGGAGTATTCATTTGAGCCCAAACCACACTGGGAAGTCGGGGAGAATCTCAACGTTCTCGACTTTGAGCGCGCGGCCAAACTCTCAGGATCCCGCTTTGCGCTGCTGAGCGGTTTTGCCTCCAGACTCTCCAGAGCTCTGGTGAATTTCATGCTCGATCTGCATACCCAGAAGCATGGTTACACTGAGTTTATGCCCCCGTTTCTGGTCAACACTCCGACCATGACCGCCACTGGTCAATTGCCGAAGTTTGAGGAAGATCTCTTCAAGATCGCTGAATGGGATCTCTACCTGATACCAACCGCGGAAGTACCCATAACCAACATCCACCGCGATGAGACCATCGACGAAAAGGACCTTCCGCTCAACTATACCGCCTACACACCGTGTTTTCGTTCTGAGGCTGGCTCCCACGGTCGCGATACCCGCGGCCTGATACGTCAGCATCAGTTTGAGAAGGTTGAGCTTGTTAAAATAACCACCCCTGAGACTTCAATGGATGCTCTGGAAGATCTGACCAGGGAAGCTGAAACAGTGCTACAGATGCTCGGTCTTCATTACCGTGTGGTCACCCTGTGTTCCGGCGATCTCGGCTTCTCGGCCACCAAGACCTATGACATTGAAGTATGGTTGCCTGGGCAGCAGGCATATCGCGAGATATCCTCCTGCTCCAACACCCTCGACTTCCAGGCCCGACGCGGTTCTATCCGGTATCGTCCCGAGGGGCAGAAGAAGTCCAAACTCGTTCACACCTTAAACGGTTCCGGCCTGGCAGTGGGTAGAACACTACTGGCGATTCTAGAGACATACCAGCAGGAAGACGGCTCTGTCGCCATCCCTGAAGTGCTGAAACCATACTTCGAAAAACGATTTTAG
- a CDS encoding mechanosensitive ion channel domain-containing protein produces MQLSFSRCALPAHQLIVATFVIFAIILFQPLLSDAWYSIAQETPQNAPSSEADIHTLLSGLSDEQVRRLLIDELKKDSTALESSADTTGPDIFLGKILYSLSSQSDTSEQHVRQLFSHIPQVIPDLKKAFIKLCPYGTHTGALKNFLWVLFFIGIGLLTELVFNRIVLWKLFNKRAEFQENQSASEKIVSAIINEVPTLLSLFIFSVAAYFSYLAFIWTDSPLVQLLFLAVLLSIIMIRLVAIVSRLIFSPSSEHLRIVPLDCKIAGSMHRLFSGAAAYLTLGVMLAVTLKRLGAHSTTIALIMLVLASILLIAAAVAVLIFKNRVREQIIAGSTASGDSISWGRQQFASMWHLLALAYLFVLWLLLFNDLIDPTHRSKGAFILSFFVVPIWMLSDKLLQWIVLYAVDTLKIHQEHYDQEEDVDDEELEKREKGKKTYLRALAISRVGLVGSLVIWVATLWNIKIPIFSNLSSVVFDALIVMTLALMFWKFISNWIERKIQESIPEEDEKNEEEQDEWGSASARGRSYTLLPMIRRFLGTVLMVMVTMTILSSTGVDIGPLLAGAGVVGLAVGFGAQKLVADMFSGFFYLLDDAFRVGEYVEAGGISGTVENISLRNVMLRHHRGMLQIVPHSELGAITNYMRGGIVVKFNLDFPYDADIDQIRKVIKKVGQAMLQEEEFAEDFIRPVKSQGVREISNSVMTIRVKFTAKPGAHFIIRREAYKRITEALRAKGIHYAHKKVIVDIPQSSGEEEDSEQLAKAAGAATRQIMDEESKAAGAPKTESPAFDR; encoded by the coding sequence ATGCAATTATCGTTTTCGAGGTGTGCTCTGCCTGCACATCAGCTCATCGTTGCAACTTTCGTTATCTTCGCCATTATCCTCTTCCAGCCGCTCTTGTCAGATGCCTGGTATAGTATCGCCCAGGAAACTCCGCAAAATGCACCTTCATCGGAAGCAGATATTCATACCTTACTATCCGGACTCAGCGATGAACAGGTTCGCCGTCTGCTCATTGATGAACTAAAAAAAGACAGTACTGCCCTGGAAAGCTCTGCCGACACAACCGGACCTGACATATTCCTGGGCAAAATTCTGTATAGCTTAAGTTCCCAATCCGACACATCTGAGCAACACGTACGTCAACTTTTCAGCCATATTCCCCAGGTAATCCCTGACCTTAAAAAAGCCTTTATCAAACTTTGTCCATACGGCACCCACACTGGTGCCCTCAAAAACTTTCTGTGGGTACTTTTTTTCATAGGTATCGGCCTGCTTACAGAACTCGTCTTCAATCGCATAGTTTTATGGAAACTCTTCAACAAAAGGGCTGAATTTCAAGAGAACCAGAGTGCCTCTGAAAAAATTGTTTCCGCGATTATCAACGAAGTTCCGACGCTGCTCTCACTATTTATCTTCTCCGTTGCCGCGTATTTTTCCTATCTTGCCTTTATCTGGACTGATTCTCCTCTTGTCCAGCTCTTATTTCTGGCAGTTCTACTGTCAATCATCATGATCCGTTTGGTTGCAATTGTTTCGAGACTCATATTCTCCCCTTCATCTGAACATCTGCGCATTGTACCTTTAGATTGTAAAATAGCAGGTTCGATGCACCGGCTTTTCAGCGGGGCTGCAGCCTATCTTACCCTGGGGGTGATGCTTGCTGTCACGCTCAAGCGACTGGGAGCGCATAGCACCACCATTGCATTGATCATGCTGGTCCTTGCCTCAATATTGTTGATCGCCGCTGCGGTTGCGGTCCTGATCTTTAAGAACAGGGTTAGAGAGCAGATCATTGCCGGCTCAACGGCGAGTGGTGATTCAATCAGCTGGGGACGCCAGCAGTTTGCCTCAATGTGGCACCTGCTGGCTCTGGCATATTTATTTGTCCTCTGGTTGCTGCTTTTCAACGATTTGATAGATCCCACTCACCGCAGTAAGGGCGCGTTCATTCTCAGTTTTTTTGTTGTCCCAATCTGGATGTTGAGTGACAAGCTCCTGCAGTGGATCGTCCTCTACGCGGTCGATACACTGAAAATCCACCAGGAACATTACGACCAGGAAGAGGATGTGGATGACGAGGAACTGGAAAAACGTGAAAAGGGCAAAAAAACCTACCTGAGAGCACTGGCGATTTCCAGGGTCGGTCTTGTTGGGTCGCTGGTAATCTGGGTCGCCACCCTCTGGAATATTAAAATACCCATTTTTTCCAACCTCTCCTCAGTGGTATTCGATGCACTGATCGTGATGACTCTGGCCCTGATGTTCTGGAAATTTATCAGCAACTGGATTGAACGAAAAATCCAGGAGTCGATCCCGGAGGAGGACGAAAAAAACGAGGAAGAGCAGGATGAGTGGGGCTCAGCTTCTGCCCGCGGCCGCTCATACACCCTGTTGCCGATGATTCGCAGGTTTCTCGGCACAGTACTTATGGTGATGGTGACCATGACAATCCTTTCATCCACAGGTGTGGACATTGGCCCGTTACTGGCTGGTGCCGGTGTTGTCGGTCTGGCCGTCGGCTTTGGTGCACAAAAACTCGTGGCCGATATGTTCTCAGGCTTTTTCTATCTACTGGACGACGCCTTTCGGGTTGGAGAATATGTGGAAGCTGGTGGTATTTCCGGTACTGTTGAAAATATCAGCCTGCGCAACGTGATGTTGAGACACCATCGCGGCATGTTGCAGATTGTCCCCCACAGTGAACTCGGGGCAATAACCAACTACATGCGCGGCGGGATTGTCGTTAAGTTTAACCTTGATTTCCCCTATGATGCCGATATCGACCAGATCCGAAAAGTTATAAAGAAAGTGGGTCAGGCTATGCTCCAGGAAGAGGAGTTTGCCGAGGATTTCATTCGTCCTGTGAAATCCCAGGGCGTGCGTGAAATCAGCAACTCCGTAATGACTATCAGAGTGAAATTCACCGCTAAACCCGGTGCTCACTTTATCATCCGCCGGGAAGCGTATAAACGGATTACCGAAGCGTTACGGGCAAAAGGTATCCATTACGCCCATAAAAAAGTCATTGTGGATATACCGCAATCAAGTGGTGAAGAGGAAGATAGCGAACAGCTCGCCAAAGCTGCCGGTGCCGCCACCAGACAAATCATGGATGAGGAAAGCAAGGCGGCAGGCGCCCCCAAGACAGAATCACCTGCTTTCGATCGATAA
- the mobB gene encoding molybdopterin-guanine dinucleotide biosynthesis protein B produces the protein MSAIVTFIGWHDSDKSVLVSKVVRHLREMGYRVAVIKSSCEPGVQFDCEGTDTSIYKEAGADSVMFVGPDQMVLQTVNRDLSLRTLAHRYFPDADIVIGEGFKAARKIPKIEVARNPEQMLRNEVHGVIAVATDIADIGGDYIFRLNESLEIAQFIEKRLLSGQGRVLDKTALLVNGNKVPIKGFVQEALAATVHGFVTSLKLVDKINEIEIRIKFDK, from the coding sequence ATGTCGGCGATAGTAACATTCATAGGGTGGCACGATAGCGATAAAAGTGTGCTGGTTAGTAAGGTCGTACGTCATCTTCGGGAAATGGGTTACAGGGTCGCGGTAATAAAGTCGAGTTGTGAGCCTGGGGTTCAGTTTGATTGTGAAGGCACGGATACCTCGATCTATAAAGAAGCCGGAGCAGACAGTGTAATGTTTGTCGGACCCGACCAGATGGTGCTGCAGACTGTCAATCGGGACCTGTCATTACGCACCCTGGCACATCGTTATTTTCCGGATGCGGATATTGTTATTGGTGAGGGCTTCAAGGCGGCCAGAAAAATTCCTAAGATAGAGGTGGCCAGGAATCCGGAGCAGATGTTGCGTAATGAAGTTCATGGGGTAATTGCCGTGGCTACTGATATTGCGGATATTGGCGGCGACTATATTTTTCGATTGAATGAAAGCCTCGAGATCGCGCAGTTTATAGAGAAACGGTTGCTGTCGGGGCAGGGAAGGGTACTGGATAAAACCGCGCTTCTGGTAAATGGCAACAAAGTGCCGATAAAGGGGTTTGTCCAGGAGGCGCTGGCCGCCACAGTTCACGGCTTTGTCACTTCCCTGAAACTCGTGGATAAAATTAACGAGATCGAGATCCGTATCAAGTTTGACAAATAA
- a CDS encoding TlpA family protein disulfide reductase: MIRYVAFVLLFTLTILPVCSGVAAESVSGEQLPPVTLAIPEDADHRSYLGLNGQPGESFDLKNIDADVLLIQFFSMYCPFCQEEAPLINELFQTILDFSSDDFSVKMIGIGTNNTNFEVGHYRSTYDIQFPVFPDLDMQSYNALGGKGTPSFIACRKTDDSECTIILRQSGGFNTVEEFFNQLLRKSGYR, translated from the coding sequence ATGATACGATACGTTGCTTTTGTTCTACTATTTACCCTTACCATCCTGCCTGTTTGTTCGGGAGTTGCCGCTGAATCCGTTAGTGGCGAGCAACTGCCGCCGGTTACGCTTGCCATACCTGAAGATGCGGATCACAGAAGCTACCTTGGCCTAAACGGTCAACCCGGTGAATCTTTTGATCTGAAAAATATTGACGCGGATGTACTGCTTATACAGTTTTTCAGCATGTACTGTCCGTTCTGTCAAGAAGAAGCTCCCCTGATAAATGAGCTGTTTCAGACAATCCTGGATTTCTCATCTGATGATTTCAGTGTTAAGATGATAGGTATCGGAACCAACAATACCAATTTCGAGGTAGGTCATTATCGCAGCACATACGATATTCAGTTCCCGGTATTCCCAGACCTGGATATGCAGAGCTATAATGCGCTTGGAGGGAAAGGAACACCAAGTTTCATCGCCTGCCGAAAGACAGATGACTCAGAGTGTACAATCATCCTGAGGCAGTCAGGCGGATTCAACACTGTCGAAGAGTTTTTCAACCAGCTACTGCGTAAAAGTGGCTACAGATGA
- a CDS encoding redoxin domain-containing protein: MVLPSPAKLLQVIVNIISLVLFSSLIQAKPFTDYGYDPGVLKPVDSTLKVSPGEPAPDFTLTAIDGKQVRLSQFKNQRNVVLSFVPSAWTPICSGQWPGYNISRIFFEQHDAILLGITVDNIPTLYSWTRQMGELWFDVLSDFWPHGEVAGKYGLLRSDGTAERALVFIDKSGIISAIHVSDINVRPPLEMIVTELSKFNTR, encoded by the coding sequence ATGGTTCTACCGAGCCCCGCGAAACTCCTGCAGGTAATTGTAAATATTATCTCGCTGGTGCTGTTTTCCAGCTTGATCCAGGCAAAGCCTTTCACTGATTATGGTTATGATCCCGGGGTACTGAAACCTGTCGACAGTACCTTGAAAGTCTCACCTGGGGAACCCGCTCCGGATTTCACCCTCACCGCCATTGATGGCAAACAAGTCCGCCTCAGCCAATTCAAGAACCAGAGAAACGTTGTCCTCTCGTTTGTGCCGTCGGCGTGGACCCCGATCTGCTCGGGACAATGGCCCGGCTACAATATTTCACGGATTTTCTTCGAGCAGCATGACGCTATCCTGCTGGGTATCACCGTCGACAATATCCCCACGCTCTACAGCTGGACCCGACAGATGGGTGAACTCTGGTTCGATGTACTGTCTGATTTCTGGCCCCATGGTGAAGTTGCCGGTAAATATGGCCTGCTGCGTTCAGACGGCACAGCAGAACGGGCCCTGGTATTTATTGACAAAAGCGGCATCATCAGCGCCATCCATGTCTCTGACATCAATGTTCGCCCACCTCTGGAAATGATCGTCACTGAGCTTTCAAAATTCAATACCAGATAA
- a CDS encoding formate dehydrogenase subunit gamma, whose amino-acid sequence MQKLCASVFLLGIILVAGSLGTAVAQDLQAAGLAGGSSADYFAQLIANITGGNWQEYGQLFTMLQGEWFSKIFLVVITAVPAVFLLHYLIIGAKHFDHHGEQIYFFSLFARIVHFVAAISFSLLVITGLMIIFGSFFGGGVVIRTARYIHLISAIVFALPGLLMFIMWFKEMLPQLHDIKWMFILGGYLSKAKKPVPAAKFNAGQKMYFWFATLGGGIMAYTGYIIWGMGASVDMVRIFAMVHNVLGVGIVAFYLTHCYMSVFAIAGSLESMKTGYKPKDEVDILHSLYKY is encoded by the coding sequence ATGCAGAAGTTGTGCGCATCTGTGTTTCTGCTTGGAATAATACTTGTGGCAGGCAGCTTGGGAACAGCTGTAGCTCAAGATCTGCAGGCCGCAGGGCTAGCAGGCGGTTCTTCAGCCGATTATTTCGCACAGTTGATCGCCAATATAACCGGCGGTAACTGGCAGGAATATGGTCAACTTTTCACGATGCTGCAGGGTGAGTGGTTCAGCAAGATTTTTCTTGTAGTCATCACAGCTGTACCTGCGGTATTTTTGTTGCATTACCTGATCATTGGTGCAAAGCACTTTGATCACCATGGTGAGCAGATCTACTTTTTCAGTCTGTTTGCCCGTATTGTTCACTTTGTTGCAGCGATTTCCTTTTCACTGCTGGTCATTACCGGCTTGATGATCATTTTCGGATCATTCTTTGGTGGTGGAGTCGTTATCCGGACTGCTCGTTATATTCACCTCATTTCCGCGATCGTTTTTGCGCTTCCGGGTCTGTTGATGTTTATCATGTGGTTCAAGGAAATGCTGCCGCAACTGCATGACATCAAATGGATGTTTATTCTCGGCGGCTACCTGAGCAAAGCGAAAAAGCCGGTTCCTGCTGCGAAGTTCAATGCAGGCCAGAAAATGTATTTCTGGTTCGCCACTTTAGGCGGCGGTATTATGGCATACACCGGTTATATTATCTGGGGTATGGGTGCCAGTGTAGATATGGTGCGTATTTTCGCCATGGTACATAACGTACTCGGTGTAGGCATCGTGGCTTTTTACCTTACCCATTGCTATATGTCTGTCTTCGCAATCGCTGGCTCTCTCGAGTCCATGAAGACCGGTTACAAGCCAAAGGACGAGGTCGATATTCTGCACAGTCTGTACAAGTATTAA
- the fdh3B gene encoding formate dehydrogenase FDH3 subunit beta — MARVKFLCDTERCIDCSGCVVACKEGNHIPVGVNRRRVITLDQGRPGEKSISVSCMHCADSPCKAVCPVNAIYQREDGIVLVDKKTCIGCGYCFMACPFGAPQFPKGQVFGARGAMDKCTFCAGGPEETFSAEEKHLYGQNRIAEGKVPLCAGMCATKALLAGDADVVADVYRERVFQRGSGVNAWGWNKAYKGK; from the coding sequence ATGGCTAGAGTAAAATTCTTATGTGATACAGAGCGTTGTATCGATTGTAGTGGCTGCGTTGTCGCCTGTAAGGAAGGAAATCACATTCCTGTCGGTGTAAACCGTCGTCGGGTGATTACCCTTGATCAGGGTAGGCCTGGCGAGAAGTCCATTTCAGTTTCCTGCATGCACTGTGCAGATTCACCATGCAAGGCAGTTTGCCCGGTAAATGCAATTTACCAGCGTGAGGATGGAATTGTTCTGGTGGACAAGAAGACCTGTATCGGTTGTGGTTACTGCTTCATGGCCTGCCCGTTCGGCGCACCGCAGTTCCCTAAGGGACAGGTGTTCGGCGCGCGTGGTGCCATGGACAAGTGTACTTTCTGTGCCGGTGGCCCTGAAGAGACCTTCTCTGCTGAGGAGAAACATCTCTATGGCCAGAACCGTATCGCTGAGGGCAAAGTACCTCTGTGTGCAGGCATGTGTGCTACCAAGGCATTGCTCGCAGGTGACGCGGATGTTGTAGCCGACGTTTACAGAGAGCGCGTATTTCAGCGTGGTTCAGGCGTGAACGCCTGGGGCTGGAATAAAGCATACAAGGGCAAGTAA